One part of the Arabidopsis thaliana chromosome 1 sequence genome encodes these proteins:
- a CDS encoding Plant invertase/pectin methylesterase inhibitor superfamily protein (Plant invertase/pectin methylesterase inhibitor superfamily protein; FUNCTIONS IN: enzyme inhibitor activity, pectinesterase activity; INVOLVED IN: biological_process unknown; LOCATED IN: endomembrane system; EXPRESSED IN: central cell; CONTAINS InterPro DOMAIN/s: Pectinesterase inhibitor (InterPro:IPR006501); BEST Arabidopsis thaliana protein match is: Plant invertase/pectin methylesterase inhibitor superfamily protein (TAIR:AT5G24370.1); Has 13 Blast hits to 13 proteins in 2 species: Archae - 0; Bacteria - 0; Metazoa - 0; Fungi - 0; Plants - 13; Viruses - 0; Other Eukaryotes - 0 (source: NCBI BLink).) — protein sequence MGFLQRISLMITSLIILHTIPSTTSISITPDAPTMILIDSICVNTKNMYYCEQSIISKLGNPHAEIKTIADIAAFNAVYLITSAGNYIRDKFIPIAENPLVKNQLVLCLATYRAVQKLLEGAYLADRRGDYSDMRHYQSSVLGMLDNCKTDFDYMVRTNWGVRLMINISLLATRQLPAQ from the coding sequence ATGGGTTTTCTTCAACGAATCTCTTTGATGATCACATCTTTGATCATTCTGCACACTATCCCATCGACCACATCCATCTCAATCACACCAGACGCCCCAACAATGATTCTAATCGATAGCATATGTGTCAACACCAAGAACATGTATTATTGTGAGCAAAGTATCATCTCGAAACTCGGTAACCCCCATGCAGAAATCAAGACCATAGCTGATATCGCAGCGTTCAACGCAGTGTACCTCATCACAAGTGCAGGCAATTACATTAGAGATAAATTTATTCCCATAGCAGAGAACCCTCTGGTCAAGAACCAGCTTGTTCTTTGCCTTGCGACGTACAGAGCTGTACAAAAGCTTCTCGAAGGTGCTTATCTGGCAGACCGCCGAGGTGATTATTCGGATATGAGACACTATCAATCAAGTGTGCTTGGTATGCTCGATAATTGTAAAACAGATTTTGATTATATGGTGCGTACAAATTGGGGGGTTAGGTTAATGATCAATATCTCTTTATTAGCAACTCGTCAGCTCCCTGCACAATAA
- a CDS encoding Protein with RNI-like/FBD-like domain (Protein with RNI-like/FBD-like domains; FUNCTIONS IN: molecular_function unknown; INVOLVED IN: biological_process unknown; LOCATED IN: endomembrane system; EXPRESSED IN: 20 plant structures; EXPRESSED DURING: 12 growth stages; CONTAINS InterPro DOMAIN/s: FBD-like (InterPro:IPR006566), Leucine-rich repeat 2 (InterPro:IPR013101); BEST Arabidopsis thaliana protein match is: F-box/RNI-like superfamily protein (TAIR:AT4G14096.1); Has 884 Blast hits to 868 proteins in 14 species: Archae - 0; Bacteria - 0; Metazoa - 0; Fungi - 0; Plants - 884; Viruses - 0; Other Eukaryotes - 0 (source: NCBI BLink).) produces MGFALVLIFLFGFYLFLMKSSSIFPQRPFTFLYDLWVLLLVLRFLFSLIQILILCLFNFRFVEMTSNNKKKKTELCDLPKCLAPHILSWLPTKTAVTVSLLFMKGWWRSEMKNLSSLKFSFSDDQEEEHFVRFVDQVLRQRGNRKLDSFSLTLNDEIDGGFVTHLVDYPLDNGVEKLKLSIYDIKGNFQLSSRVFSQATLVTLKLATNRSLIWINGDDVAAAHLPCLKTLWLDDVLVADVKVFVRLLSRCPILEELVMIDMKWHNWEACFVVSASLRRLKIVWTDYVEMDEYDRCPQSVLFDTPNVLYLEYTDHIAGQYPLLKFSSLIEAKIRLEMIDEKEEEDEGQEVIVGDNATAFITGITSVRKLYLYANTIQVLHHYFDPPIPEFVYLTHLTIQSDKELGWDAIPELLSKCPHLETLVLEGLFHLATDVCGDVCPCRRNMEQAISYLVKSPVTHLEIYEGVVGKKRGEVTEDAARFGEQVRWFLMRMLHLQQVKIYGQTEDSVTALYDIATELRRLEGKASPNVQISVLQA; encoded by the exons ATGGGTTTTGCTTTAGttctcatatttctttttggtttctactTGTTCCTGATGAAAAGTAGCTCGATTTTTCCTCAACGtccttttacttttttgtatGATTTATGGGTTTTGCTTTTAGTTCTCagatttctattttctcttatacagattttaattttgtgtttgtttaatttcagGTTTGTTGAGATGACATcgaataataagaagaagaaaacggaGCTTTGTGATTTGCCCAAGTGTCTTGCACCTCACATATTGTCTTGGTTACCAACCAAGACCGCGGTtactgtttctcttctctttatgAAAGGATGGTGGAGAAGTGAGATGAAGAATCTTTCAAGtcttaagttttcttttagtgATGATCAAGAGGAAGAGCATTTTGTGAGATTTGTTGATCAAGTGTTGAGGCAGAGAGGTAACCGTAAGTTGGATAGTTTCTCGCTGACACTGAATGACGAGATCGATGGAGGATTTGTTACTCATTTAGTTGATTATCCATTGGACAATGGAGTAGAGAAGCTAAAGCTTagcatatatgatataaaagGAAATTTCCAGCTGAGTTCAAGAGTGTTTTCGCAAGCCACTCTTGTAACTTTGAAGTTAGCAACCAACCGTAGTTTGATTTGGATAAATGGAGATGATGTAGCTGCTGCTCATCTTCCTTGTTTGAAGACCTTGTGGCTTGACGACGTTTTAGTTGCTGATGTTAAAGTGTTCGTTAGACTCTTATCAAGATGTCCAATACTAGAGGAGCTCGTGATGATAGATATGAAGTGGCATAATTGGGAAGCCTGTTTTGTGGTTAGCGCAAGTCTCAGAAGATTGAAAATTGTTTGGACTGATTATGTTGAAATGGATGAGTATGATAGATGCCCTCAAAGTGTATTGTTTGACACTCCGAATGTCTTGTATCTTGAGTACACTGATCATATTGCTGGGCAATATCCACTACTGAAATTTTCTTCCCTTATTGAAGCCAAGATCAGACTTGAAATGATAGatgaaaaagaggaagaagatgagggaCAAGAAGTGATTGTTGGTGATAATGCCACAGCCTTTATCACAGGAATAACAAGTGTTCGGAAACTCTATTTGTATGCGAACACAATTCAG GTCCTTCACCACTACTTCGATCCTCCAATTCCTGAATTCGTATACTTGACTCACCTGACTATTCAGAGTGACAAAGAACTAGGCTGGGATGCGATTCCAGAGCTGCTTAGTAAATGTCCACATTTGGAAACCCTCGTCTTGGAG GGGCTTTTCCACTTAGCCACAGATGTGTGTGGTGATGTGTGTCCCTGCAGGAGGAACATGGAGCAGGCAATCTCTTACCTAGTAAAATCTCCTGTTACTCACCTAGAGATATACGAAGGAGTTGTTGggaaaaagagaggagaagtTACTGAGGATGCAGCCCGATTTGGTGAGCAAGTACGGTGGTTTTTGATGAGAATGCTACATCTCCAACAAGTGAAAATATATGGGCAAACAGAAGATAGCGTTACCGCTCTTTACGACATTGCCACTGAACTTCGGAGACTTGAAGGAAAAGCTTCCCCAAATGTTCAGATATCTGTACTCCAAGCTTAA
- a CDS encoding Protein with RNI-like/FBD-like domain (Protein with RNI-like/FBD-like domains; CONTAINS InterPro DOMAIN/s: FBD-like (InterPro:IPR006566), Leucine-rich repeat 2 (InterPro:IPR013101); BEST Arabidopsis thaliana protein match is: F-box/RNI-like superfamily protein (TAIR:AT4G14096.1); Has 35333 Blast hits to 34131 proteins in 2444 species: Archae - 798; Bacteria - 22429; Metazoa - 974; Fungi - 991; Plants - 531; Viruses - 0; Other Eukaryotes - 9610 (source: NCBI BLink).), with the protein MTSNNKKKKTELCDLPKCLAPHILSWLPTKTAVTVSLLFMKGWWRSEMKNLSSLKFSFSDDQEEEHFVRFVDQVLRQRGNRKLDSFSLTLNDEIDGGFVTHLVDYPLDNGVEKLKLSIYDIKGNFQLSSRVFSQATLVTLKLATNRSLIWINGDDVAAAHLPCLKTLWLDDVLVADVKVFVRLLSRCPILEELVMIDMKWHNWEACFVVSASLRRLKIVWTDYVEMDEYDRCPQSVLFDTPNVLYLEYTDHIAGQYPLLKFSSLIEAKIRLEMIDEKEEEDEGQEVIVGDNATAFITGITSVRKLYLYANTIQVLHHYFDPPIPEFVYLTHLTIQSDKELGWDAIPELLSKCPHLETLVLEGLFHLATDVCGDVCPCRRNMEQAISYLVKSPVTHLEIYEGVVGKKRGEVTEDAARFGEQVRWFLMRMLHLQQVKIYGQTEDSVTALYDIATELRRLEGKASPNVQISVLQA; encoded by the exons ATGACATcgaataataagaagaagaaaacggaGCTTTGTGATTTGCCCAAGTGTCTTGCACCTCACATATTGTCTTGGTTACCAACCAAGACCGCGGTtactgtttctcttctctttatgAAAGGATGGTGGAGAAGTGAGATGAAGAATCTTTCAAGtcttaagttttcttttagtgATGATCAAGAGGAAGAGCATTTTGTGAGATTTGTTGATCAAGTGTTGAGGCAGAGAGGTAACCGTAAGTTGGATAGTTTCTCGCTGACACTGAATGACGAGATCGATGGAGGATTTGTTACTCATTTAGTTGATTATCCATTGGACAATGGAGTAGAGAAGCTAAAGCTTagcatatatgatataaaagGAAATTTCCAGCTGAGTTCAAGAGTGTTTTCGCAAGCCACTCTTGTAACTTTGAAGTTAGCAACCAACCGTAGTTTGATTTGGATAAATGGAGATGATGTAGCTGCTGCTCATCTTCCTTGTTTGAAGACCTTGTGGCTTGACGACGTTTTAGTTGCTGATGTTAAAGTGTTCGTTAGACTCTTATCAAGATGTCCAATACTAGAGGAGCTCGTGATGATAGATATGAAGTGGCATAATTGGGAAGCCTGTTTTGTGGTTAGCGCAAGTCTCAGAAGATTGAAAATTGTTTGGACTGATTATGTTGAAATGGATGAGTATGATAGATGCCCTCAAAGTGTATTGTTTGACACTCCGAATGTCTTGTATCTTGAGTACACTGATCATATTGCTGGGCAATATCCACTACTGAAATTTTCTTCCCTTATTGAAGCCAAGATCAGACTTGAAATGATAGatgaaaaagaggaagaagatgagggaCAAGAAGTGATTGTTGGTGATAATGCCACAGCCTTTATCACAGGAATAACAAGTGTTCGGAAACTCTATTTGTATGCGAACACAATTCAG GTCCTTCACCACTACTTCGATCCTCCAATTCCTGAATTCGTATACTTGACTCACCTGACTATTCAGAGTGACAAAGAACTAGGCTGGGATGCGATTCCAGAGCTGCTTAGTAAATGTCCACATTTGGAAACCCTCGTCTTGGAG GGGCTTTTCCACTTAGCCACAGATGTGTGTGGTGATGTGTGTCCCTGCAGGAGGAACATGGAGCAGGCAATCTCTTACCTAGTAAAATCTCCTGTTACTCACCTAGAGATATACGAAGGAGTTGTTGggaaaaagagaggagaagtTACTGAGGATGCAGCCCGATTTGGTGAGCAAGTACGGTGGTTTTTGATGAGAATGCTACATCTCCAACAAGTGAAAATATATGGGCAAACAGAAGATAGCGTTACCGCTCTTTACGACATTGCCACTGAACTTCGGAGACTTGAAGGAAAAGCTTCCCCAAATGTTCAGATATCTGTACTCCAAGCTTAA
- the GolS2 gene encoding galactinol synthase 2 (galactinol synthase 2 (GolS2); CONTAINS InterPro DOMAIN/s: Glycosyl transferase, family 8 (InterPro:IPR002495); BEST Arabidopsis thaliana protein match is: galactinol synthase 3 (TAIR:AT1G09350.1); Has 1296 Blast hits to 1295 proteins in 304 species: Archae - 0; Bacteria - 134; Metazoa - 258; Fungi - 290; Plants - 471; Viruses - 73; Other Eukaryotes - 70 (source: NCBI BLink).) produces the protein MAPEINTKLTVPVHSATGGEKRAYVTFLAGTGDYVKGVVGLAKGLRKAKSKYPLVVAVLPDVPEDHRKQLVDQGCVVKEIEPVYPPENQTEFAMAYYVINYSKLRIWEFVEYNKMIYLDGDIQVFDNIDHLFDLPNGQFYAVMDCFCEKTWSHSPQYKIGYCQQCPDKVTWPEAKLGPKPPLYFNAGMFVYEPNLSTYHNLLETVKIVPPTLFAEQDFLNMYFKDIYKPIPPVYNLVLAMLWRHPENIELDQVKVVHYCAAGAKPWRFTGEEENMDREDIKMLVKKWWDIYNDESLDYKNVVIGDSHKKQQTLQQFIEALSEAGALQYVKAPSAA, from the exons atggCACCTGAGATCAATACCAAACTCACCGTACCGGTCCACTCAGCAACCGGCGGAGAAAAGAGGGCGTACGTGACTTTCCTTGCTGGAACTGGAGACTACGTGAAAGGGGTGGTGGGTCTTGCTAAGGGGCTAAGGAAAGCTAAGAGCAAGTACCCACTCGTGGTGGCGGTTTTGCCGGATGTACCGGAGGATCACCGGAAACAGTTGGTGGATCAAGGCTGTGTTGTTAAGGAGATAGAGCCGGTTTATCCACCGGAGAATCAAACCGAGTTTGCTATGGCTTACTATGTCATTAACTACTCTAAGCTTCGTATCTGGGAG TTCGTGGAGTACAACAAGATGATATACTTGGACGGTGACATACAAGTGTTCGACAACATAGATCACTTGTTTGATCTTCCAAACGGCCAATTCTATGCAGTTATGGACTGTTTTTGCGAGAAGACATGGAGTCACTCGCCACAGTACAAGATCGGTTATTGCCAACAGTGTCCGGACAAGGTGACATGGCCAGAGGCCAAGCTTGGTCCTAAGCCGCCTTTGTACTTCAACGCCGGTATGTTCGTTTACGAGCCTAACCTCTCCACTTATCATAACCTCTTGGAGACGGTCAAAATTGTGCCTCCCACTCTTTTTGCTGAACAG GATTTTTTGAATATGTACTTCAAGGACATATACAAGCCAATACCACCAGTGTATAACTTGGTCTTGGCAATGCTTTGGAGGCATCCAGAGAATATAGAGCTTGACCAAGTCAAAGTTGTTCACTACTGTGCTGCTGGTGCTAAACCTTGGAG ATTcactggagaagaagagaacatgGACAGAGAAGACATTAAGATGCTGGTCAAGAAATGGTGGGACATTTACAATGACGAGTCTCTTGATTACAAGAATGTTGTCATTGGGGACAGCCACAAGAAGCAACAGACACTTCAGCAGTTTATCGAAGCTTTGTCTGAAGCCGGTGCGCTTCAGTATGTCAAAGCTCCATCTGCAGCTTAG
- a CDS encoding Protein with RNI-like/FBD-like domain (Protein with RNI-like/FBD-like domains; FUNCTIONS IN: molecular_function unknown; INVOLVED IN: biological_process unknown; EXPRESSED IN: 20 plant structures; EXPRESSED DURING: 12 growth stages; CONTAINS InterPro DOMAIN/s: FBD-like (InterPro:IPR006566), Leucine-rich repeat 2 (InterPro:IPR013101); BEST Arabidopsis thaliana protein match is: F-box/RNI-like superfamily protein (TAIR:AT4G14096.1).) — translation MKGWWRSEMKNLSSLKFSFSDDQEEEHFVRFVDQVLRQRGNRKLDSFSLTLNDEIDGGFVTHLVDYPLDNGVEKLKLSIYDIKGNFQLSSRVFSQATLVTLKLATNRSLIWINGDDVAAAHLPCLKTLWLDDVLVADVKVFVRLLSRCPILEELVMIDMKWHNWEACFVVSASLRRLKIVWTDYVEMDEYDRCPQSVLFDTPNVLYLEYTDHIAGQYPLLKFSSLIEAKIRLEMIDEKEEEDEGQEVIVGDNATAFITGITSVRKLYLYANTIQVLHHYFDPPIPEFVYLTHLTIQSDKELGWDAIPELLSKCPHLETLVLEGLFHLATDVCGDVCPCRRNMEQAISYLVKSPVTHLEIYEGVVGKKRGEVTEDAARFGEQVRWFLMRMLHLQQVKIYGQTEDSVTALYDIATELRRLEGKASPNVQISVLQA, via the exons atgAAAGGATGGTGGAGAAGTGAGATGAAGAATCTTTCAAGtcttaagttttcttttagtgATGATCAAGAGGAAGAGCATTTTGTGAGATTTGTTGATCAAGTGTTGAGGCAGAGAGGTAACCGTAAGTTGGATAGTTTCTCGCTGACACTGAATGACGAGATCGATGGAGGATTTGTTACTCATTTAGTTGATTATCCATTGGACAATGGAGTAGAGAAGCTAAAGCTTagcatatatgatataaaagGAAATTTCCAGCTGAGTTCAAGAGTGTTTTCGCAAGCCACTCTTGTAACTTTGAAGTTAGCAACCAACCGTAGTTTGATTTGGATAAATGGAGATGATGTAGCTGCTGCTCATCTTCCTTGTTTGAAGACCTTGTGGCTTGACGACGTTTTAGTTGCTGATGTTAAAGTGTTCGTTAGACTCTTATCAAGATGTCCAATACTAGAGGAGCTCGTGATGATAGATATGAAGTGGCATAATTGGGAAGCCTGTTTTGTGGTTAGCGCAAGTCTCAGAAGATTGAAAATTGTTTGGACTGATTATGTTGAAATGGATGAGTATGATAGATGCCCTCAAAGTGTATTGTTTGACACTCCGAATGTCTTGTATCTTGAGTACACTGATCATATTGCTGGGCAATATCCACTACTGAAATTTTCTTCCCTTATTGAAGCCAAGATCAGACTTGAAATGATAGatgaaaaagaggaagaagatgagggaCAAGAAGTGATTGTTGGTGATAATGCCACAGCCTTTATCACAGGAATAACAAGTGTTCGGAAACTCTATTTGTATGCGAACACAATTCAG GTCCTTCACCACTACTTCGATCCTCCAATTCCTGAATTCGTATACTTGACTCACCTGACTATTCAGAGTGACAAAGAACTAGGCTGGGATGCGATTCCAGAGCTGCTTAGTAAATGTCCACATTTGGAAACCCTCGTCTTGGAG GGGCTTTTCCACTTAGCCACAGATGTGTGTGGTGATGTGTGTCCCTGCAGGAGGAACATGGAGCAGGCAATCTCTTACCTAGTAAAATCTCCTGTTACTCACCTAGAGATATACGAAGGAGTTGTTGggaaaaagagaggagaagtTACTGAGGATGCAGCCCGATTTGGTGAGCAAGTACGGTGGTTTTTGATGAGAATGCTACATCTCCAACAAGTGAAAATATATGGGCAAACAGAAGATAGCGTTACCGCTCTTTACGACATTGCCACTGAACTTCGGAGACTTGAAGGAAAAGCTTCCCCAAATGTTCAGATATCTGTACTCCAAGCTTAA